The DNA region CGCCCTCGGTCGGGTGGCCGAAGGAGAGGAACGGGAAGTCGAAGTGGGTGATCGAGTACGAGGAGACCCAGCGGAACTCCTCCGGGTCGTCGGTCTCGCCGCCGGCCTCCAGATCCTTGATCATGTTCTTGGCAGCGATCGAGCCCTGCTCCTTCGCCGAGCCCCACGAGCCGTTCTGGCCCATCTCGCCGAGGATGGTGTCGTAGAACCACGTCAGGTCGCCCGCGGCGTAGACGTCGTCGACGTTGGTGCGCAGATACTCGTCGACGACGACGCCGTTGTCGTTGGTCTCGACGGGCGTGTCCTGCAGGAACTCGGTGTTGAAGTTCAGGCCGATGGCGACGCCGGCCCAGTCGCCCTCGAAGCGCTCGCCGTTGGGGTCGACGGCGGCCTGGACGCGGCCGTCGTCGTCGGTCTCGAACTCGTCGACGCCGGAGTTGAAGACGGGGGTGACGCCGCGCTCGCGCATCGCCTCGTGGAGGATCTCCGCGCCCTCCTCGTCGAGCGCGTAGCGCCACCAGCACTCGCCGCGCATGAGGTAGTTGGCCTCGAGCTCCTGGGCGCCGCAGATGGCCGCCAGGTCGATGCCCAGCAGGCCCGCGCCGACGATGATGCCCTGGTCGGCCGCCTCGACGTTCTCCTTGATCGAGCGGGCGTCCTGGAACGTCCAGAAGTGGTCGATGCCGTCGGCGTCGGCGTTGTCGATGCCGAAACTCGCCAGGCTGGCGGGCGTCCCGCCGGTCGCCACGAGGAGCTTGTCGTACTCGTAGACCGTGCCCTCGTGGGTCCGGATCTCGTTGTTCTCCGTGTCGACCGTCGTGACGTGGGTGTTGAGCTGGAGGTCGATGTCCCGCTCCTCGTACCACTCGGGCTCGTGGATCGAGATGGGTGCCTCGGGCAGCTTGCCCTTGGCGAACTCCTTGATCAGGATGCGGTTGTACAGCGCCTCACCCTCATCGGTGATGACGGTGATGTCCGCGTCGGGGTCCTCCTCGCGAATCGTCTCGGCCGCCGAACTCCCCGCGATGCCATCACCGATGATGACGTGGGATGCGCTCATGCCCAGGGTGTTCGCAAGCGTGGTTAATGTGGGTTGCTATCTCTCCATGCGGGTGGTTGGCAAACACATTCCCACGAACGAAATATCTGATCGTTCCGTCATGTCGAACGCCGGCAGGTGCCGAAACGGCTACCGGTTCGCCGATCCGGTCGGCGTTCCGTCGGGATATCAGCTCGCGTTCGGTCGAGACGTTGAATACGGTCGGGTCCGAACGCTACGCACACGATGAAGATACGCCAGAACGTCCGTCACTTCGCGGCCAAGCAGGCGTTGACGCTGCCCGTCGTCGGGGAGAAGGTCAACGACCGACTGGTCGGGATGCACACGGACATCTTCGCCGAGAAGGCCGACGAGGGCCGCCGCGAGGAGCGCCGGGACCACCTCGACGACTTCTTCGACGCGACGATGGACACCTACGTCGCCGCGCTGGAGGACGGGTTCCCCGAGGCCGAGGCCAGGGAGATCACCCACGTCCAGGCCAACTTCGACTTCTACAACCACGGCTGGACCGAGATGATGGAGTTCCCGAGCGACGAGCTCGGCGACCACTACGACCGCTACCGCGAGTTCTTCGAGCGCTACGACATCAGTATCGACGACCCACTCGGCGAGTTCCGGCCCGCCGACGGGATCGCCGACGCCCCGTCGACGCCCGAGAAACTCGACGACCCCGAACACCCCTACGCCGAGGGCGGGTTCGCCGACGACGTGTACGTCGAGACCCCCGACGGCGACCTGGTGGTCGGCGGGCAGGACGAACCCGACGACGTGGACGTAGAGGAGGCGCCCGGCGTCGGCGAGTCCGACCGGTAATCGGACAACTGGCGGCGCGGCGGCGCGGTACCGTCCGCCGGCCGCCCCGGGACACTCGTCGACTGCCCCGGGGACGGCGGTCGGCCGGCTCGGAGAGGCCGTCAGTCGGCATCGGACGGGTTCGTCTCCGCGGCCGAGAGCGCGGTCACGACCGTCGACCGCCACTCCTCGATGCTCTCGACGTCGTCGTCGAGCCGCGACACGTCTGACTCGACCGCCTCGACGGCGTCGCTGAGTTCGGCCCGCGTCTCCGAAAGCCCCGCGTCGAGCTCCTCGACCGACGCCGACAGCTCGTCTACCGACTCCATCTCCTCGTCCAGGTCGTCGAGTTCGGACTCCACGGCGGCCAGCCGGTCGTCGAGGCGGGACTGGGCCGCCTCGACCGCCTCGACGCGCCGGGCCACGTCCTCCGTCCGCGCCTCGACCCGCTGGAGGTCCTCGCGGACCTCGGCGAGGAGCCGCTCGGCCGTGCCCTCGTCGTCGAGGAACGCCTCCAGCGCGTCGACGTACGCGTCGAGTTCGCCGATGCGCGTCATGCAGTGGTCGAGCTTCGCCTCGACCGTCCCCGAGGTGTCCGGCGTCAGGTGCCGGCGGAGCGTCGCCACCGTCTGCGCCGAGGCCTCGTCGCGCCGGAGCTCCGCCGCGACACGGTCCGCGACCGATTCCGCCCCGGCGACGCCGTCCGGCTCATCGTCGCCGCCACTTCCGTTCGGCTCGTCCTCGCCAGCGTTCCCGTCCGACCGGTCGCCGCCGACGCTCCCGTCCGACCGGTCGCCGCCGACGCTCCCGTCCGACCGGTCGTCGCCGACGCTCCCGTCCGACCGGTCGTCGCCGGGGGCCGCGTCTGGCCACTCCTCGTCGGTGGTGGCCCCGTCCTGCTGGTCGTCCCCGGTGGTAGCGCTCTCCGACTGGTCGTCGTCCGCGACAGTGCCGTCCGACTGGCCGTCGACGGCGGTAGCGCCGTCCGGCTGGTCGTCGGTGACGGCCGCGGACGGCGCCGCAGATCCGCCCGTCTCCCGGGCCGCGCTCCCGCCGCGGTAGAGGACGGACTCCTCGTCGTCCCCGTCCGTCGACCCGTTCGGTCCGCCCGCCTCTGTCGGCTCCGTCCGTCCGTCACCGCCCGTCGGTTCGGCCCGTTCGTCCCGCTCCGTTCGGTCGCCCTGTTCGCCCCGGTCGTTCGGATCGTCCTCGGTCATCGTATCGTTCGAATCGCCCCAATCCCCGTCCCTCGGACTGTTCTGTCGGTCCGGGTCCGGGGAGTCGTCGCCGACGGACAGCTCAAGTCGCCCGTCGCCGACCGTCCGCCACTCGTCGGGGCCGACCGCGTCGAGGTCGCCGCTCCGCGCGACTCGCACCGTCGGCTCGTCCAGACACGCCGACAGCTCGGCGGCGTCGGCGTCGGTGATCCCGTAGAGCGTCGAGACCGTCTCGCCCGCGTCGACGACGTTCTCGTAGACTATCCGACCCTCACCCGCCACGGACCAGTGCCGGTACCCTTCGTCCGCGTGGAATCCCACGGCGGTCGCGTCCACGCCCTGTGGGAGCGACTCGACGAGCCGGACGGCGACCGGACCGTCCCCGTACGCCGTCAGCCGGATCCTGACGGACGGATACTTGTACTCGTCCGCGTCGAGCCGCTTCGAGACCGCCAGAGAGAGGTCGTCTTGCATTCGTTACCGCCAGCCGAAACGTACGGTTCACTGTCTAATCAGTATGTGCCCTCTACATCCCACTCCCACCGACTGAGAATTCCGGATACGTCCAGTTACTTGCGGGAATATTTCGATTGTTAACGCGGATCGGCCGTCGACCGGGTCCGACCGGGGTCGACCGTCGCCGCTAGTCGGCGATCAGGTCCGCGCAGGCGTACCCCGCCTCGATCCCGCCGTTGAGCGACCGTTCGGGGTACTGCGCCCGCGAGGCCATCCCCGCGTAGTAGACGCCCTCCGCCACTTCCTCGCCGAGGTCGTAGGGGACGACCATGTCGAGGTAGCCCCGCTCGTAGATGGGTGCCGTCCGGGGGTTCCGGGCGGTCTCGACCCAGTTGACGCTATCGGGGTCGAAGTCCGGGAACAGCCCCTCGATCCCGTCGGCCCAGTGGTCCTCGACTTCCTCGTCGGACATCTGCCAGAGGTCCTCGGCGGGGTCCTGGATGTAGCTCGCGGTGTAGTAGAGGTGTTCGCCGCCGTAGCGCTCGGGGGGCACGAAGTTGGTGTGCTCGATGAACACGCCGAACGGCGCGTCGTCCTTGATGTTCAGCCAGTAGGTATCGGAGAGCGACTCCTCCATGCTCCAGACCGAGCAGACCGTCCCCTGGAAGTCGATCTCGCAGGGGTAGCCCGTCAACTCCTCCAGCACGTTCGGCATCGCCGCGACGACGGCGGCGTCCACGTCGTGCGTCTCCGTCCGCCCGTCCCGCTCGACGGTCATCGACTGGACCGCGCCGCCGGCCGTGTCGAGGGCCTTCACGCGCGCGCCGGTGGTGACGTTCCCCTCGCCGACCGCCGCCAGCAGTTCGTCCAGCAGGACGCCGAACCCGCCCCGCAGGTAGCCCAGTTGCTCGCCGCGCAGCGGGTCGCGCTCGCCGCGGAACTTCACCCGACCGAGCAGCCACGCCGCCGAGACATCCTCCTTCCGGGAGCCGAACTTCGCGTCCAGCAGCGGCTCCCAGAACGACTCGTAGACGTGGCGGGTCGTGTGGTCGAGCAGGAACTCCTTGATGGGCACGTCCTCGAAGTCGGTGATGTCGTCGTAGGTGTCGAACTTCGGGACGCCGCCGCGCACGTCGATCTCCTTGACGAGCATCGCCAGCCGGAATTTGTCGTAGATCGAGAGGTGCGGGTAGGCGAGGATCTCCCAGGCCTTCTCCATCGGGTGGACGACCCCGTCGACGTAGTAGGAGTCGGTCTTGTAGCGCCACTCCAGGTCGTCGCCGAGTCCCAGATCCTCGATGAGTTCGACGATCGTTTCCTCGGAGGCCGAGAGGTGGTGGTAGAACTTCTCGATGGGGTCGCCGGCCGTCCCGTAGACGGCGGCCAGCCCGCCCACGTCGTCGCTCGCCTCGAACACCTGGACCTCGCGGCCGCGCTCCTGGAGGCGATACGCGGCCGCGAGGCCGGCGATGCCGCCGCCGACGACTCCGATCATACCCACCGTTCCGCGGTGACCGGAAAAGCCCTTTCGCTCGCCCCGCCGCGGTCGGCGACCGCCCGGCAGTCCGCTACCTTTTTGCCCGCAGTCGCGGAAATCGCTCGATATGGTGACGGTGCGGGCGCCGGCGACGAGCGCGAACCTGGGGAGTGGCTTCGACGTGTTCGGCGTGGCGCTGGACAGACCGGCGGACGTGGTCCGCGTCGAGCGGGCCGCCGAGACCACCATCGACGTGACGGGCGCCGGCAGCCAGTTCATCCCGGAGGACCCCGCGGACAACACCGTCGGCGCGGTCGCCGAGGCGCTGGACGCCCCCGCCCACATCGAGATCGACAAGGGCGTCCGCCCCGCCTCGGGCCTGGGCTCGTCGGCCGCCTCCGCCGCGGCCGCCGCGGTCGCGCTCAACGAACTGTACGACCGCGGGCTCACCCGGAAGGAGCTCGTCCCCATCGCCGCGGAGGGGGAGGCGGTCGTCTCCGGCGACGCCCACGACGACAACGTCGCGCCCGCCATCCTCGGCGGGTTCACGATCGCCACGCCGAGCGGCATCTCGAAGGTCGACGCCGACATCTCGCTGGTGACGTGTCTCCCCGACATCGTCGTCTCGACCCGCGACGCCCGCGAGGTCGTCCCCGACGGCGCCCGCGTGAGCGACATGGTCGAGACCGTCGGCAACGCCGCGACCCTGACGACGGGCATGCACCGCTCGGACCCCGAACTCGTCGGCCGCGGGATGGAGGACTCCGTGGTCACCCCCGCCCGCGCCGAGCTCATCGACGGCTACAGCGAGGTCCGTCAGGCCGCCTTCGACGCCGGCGCCACCGGCGTCACCATCAGCGGCGCCGGCCCCAGCGTCATCGCCGCCTGCTACGAGTCCGACCGGCGCGCCATCGCCTCCGCCATGGTCGACGCCTTCGACGAGGAGGGCGTCGAGGCCCGCGTCTATCAGACCGAGATCGGCGAGGGCGCCACGTTCCACTGAGCGAGCGCGCCGGGCCCGATCTCCCCGACTGCCCGGAGTCCGACAGAACCTTCAACGGAGCCGTCGACCTCGACGTGTGACGCCGCCCTCCGCTCCGTTCATCGAGCAGTCGGGAACGTTAGACACTGACCAGATCCGGACCGAAGCGGTCCCGCTCGCGGGGCTGATCGGGCTGTTCGTCGGACTGGCGCTCGTCCCGTTTCTGGGCGTGTTCCTGTTCGGTGGCACCACCGGTCTCGGCTTCGTCTTCGCCCTCGC from Halosimplex halophilum includes:
- a CDS encoding NAD(P)/FAD-dependent oxidoreductase, whose product is MSASHVIIGDGIAGSSAAETIREEDPDADITVITDEGEALYNRILIKEFAKGKLPEAPISIHEPEWYEERDIDLQLNTHVTTVDTENNEIRTHEGTVYEYDKLLVATGGTPASLASFGIDNADADGIDHFWTFQDARSIKENVEAADQGIIVGAGLLGIDLAAICGAQELEANYLMRGECWWRYALDEEGAEILHEAMRERGVTPVFNSGVDEFETDDDGRVQAAVDPNGERFEGDWAGVAIGLNFNTEFLQDTPVETNDNGVVVDEYLRTNVDDVYAAGDLTWFYDTILGEMGQNGSWGSAKEQGSIAAKNMIKDLEAGGETDDPEEFRWVSSYSITHFDFPFLSFGHPTEGDDGAARKYSDTEWRRLAFKDGKIVGGVLIGDLSQQSKFKKLMREEREVAQHKDLLLEEDVDMDKLEEAAPKPE
- a CDS encoding DUF6149 family protein — protein: MKIRQNVRHFAAKQALTLPVVGEKVNDRLVGMHTDIFAEKADEGRREERRDHLDDFFDATMDTYVAALEDGFPEAEAREITHVQANFDFYNHGWTEMMEFPSDELGDHYDRYREFFERYDISIDDPLGEFRPADGIADAPSTPEKLDDPEHPYAEGGFADDVYVETPDGDLVVGGQDEPDDVDVEEAPGVGESDR
- a CDS encoding NAD(P)/FAD-dependent oxidoreductase; amino-acid sequence: MIGVVGGGIAGLAAAYRLQERGREVQVFEASDDVGGLAAVYGTAGDPIEKFYHHLSASEETIVELIEDLGLGDDLEWRYKTDSYYVDGVVHPMEKAWEILAYPHLSIYDKFRLAMLVKEIDVRGGVPKFDTYDDITDFEDVPIKEFLLDHTTRHVYESFWEPLLDAKFGSRKEDVSAAWLLGRVKFRGERDPLRGEQLGYLRGGFGVLLDELLAAVGEGNVTTGARVKALDTAGGAVQSMTVERDGRTETHDVDAAVVAAMPNVLEELTGYPCEIDFQGTVCSVWSMEESLSDTYWLNIKDDAPFGVFIEHTNFVPPERYGGEHLYYTASYIQDPAEDLWQMSDEEVEDHWADGIEGLFPDFDPDSVNWVETARNPRTAPIYERGYLDMVVPYDLGEEVAEGVYYAGMASRAQYPERSLNGGIEAGYACADLIAD
- a CDS encoding homoserine kinase, with product MVTVRAPATSANLGSGFDVFGVALDRPADVVRVERAAETTIDVTGAGSQFIPEDPADNTVGAVAEALDAPAHIEIDKGVRPASGLGSSAASAAAAAVALNELYDRGLTRKELVPIAAEGEAVVSGDAHDDNVAPAILGGFTIATPSGISKVDADISLVTCLPDIVVSTRDAREVVPDGARVSDMVETVGNAATLTTGMHRSDPELVGRGMEDSVVTPARAELIDGYSEVRQAAFDAGATGVTISGAGPSVIAACYESDRRAIASAMVDAFDEEGVEARVYQTEIGEGATFH